The proteins below are encoded in one region of Stieleria sp. JC731:
- a CDS encoding sigma-70 family RNA polymerase sigma factor, with protein sequence MLLMDQELADLVERFHEQGCLTYEEINSYLPDEDGSPKKLNRLIEAIERFGIKLVDGDSVAARRIRKPEPNVRETRREIEGSVDRDDLPEEDITADLSSADLPKASDDPIRMYLSQMAEIPLLSRDEEISLAKKIEVTRRQFRRCLLESDYALRHTVEVLHRVHGGELPFDRTIKVSLTEHLTKEQISARMPHNLRTLDHLIVQNREDFEAMVRKSTPPRLKAEVRRRFISRRKKALELVEELSLRSRRVTPMLARLEEFSKRMNYVRFRLAELGTDAVSRDEAADLRQELRELMMLTQETPESLDKRVKKAREYFERFEATKRQLSSGNLRLVVSIAKKYRNRGLSFLDLIQEGNTGLMRAVDKYEYRRGFKFSTYATWWIRQAITRAIADQARTIRIPVHMIDVLSKLRQAQKKLVQTLRREPTYEEIAEATEVPLEEVQRVMDIGRHPASLDRPVGEGEDSSFGEFIEDNDSLNPVHMAATGLLKSKIEELLKTLTYREREIIRLRYGLVDGYSYTLEECGRIFKVTRERVRQIEAKAVAKLQSPSRADRLASFIKVAA encoded by the coding sequence ATGCTTTTGATGGATCAAGAATTGGCTGATTTGGTCGAACGTTTCCACGAGCAAGGTTGCTTGACGTACGAAGAGATCAATAGCTACCTCCCCGACGAAGACGGAAGCCCAAAAAAGCTAAACCGTCTGATCGAAGCGATCGAACGCTTCGGAATCAAACTGGTTGATGGCGATAGCGTCGCCGCCCGTCGCATCCGCAAGCCCGAACCCAACGTACGCGAAACCCGTCGCGAGATCGAAGGCAGCGTTGATCGCGATGACCTGCCTGAAGAAGACATCACCGCTGACCTTTCCAGCGCGGATCTGCCAAAAGCGAGCGACGATCCGATCCGGATGTACCTTAGCCAAATGGCTGAGATCCCGTTGCTTTCTCGCGACGAAGAAATCTCCCTGGCAAAAAAGATCGAAGTCACCCGTCGCCAGTTCCGTCGCTGCTTGCTGGAAAGCGACTACGCACTGCGTCACACCGTCGAGGTCCTTCACCGAGTCCACGGTGGAGAACTTCCTTTCGATCGCACCATCAAGGTTTCTTTGACCGAACACCTGACCAAAGAACAAATCTCGGCGCGGATGCCACACAACCTTCGCACACTCGATCACCTGATCGTCCAAAACCGCGAAGACTTCGAAGCGATGGTCCGTAAGAGCACCCCGCCACGCCTGAAAGCGGAAGTCCGCCGACGGTTCATCTCACGCCGCAAAAAGGCTTTGGAACTTGTCGAAGAACTGAGCTTGCGAAGCCGCCGCGTCACGCCAATGCTCGCTCGACTGGAAGAATTTTCAAAGCGTATGAACTACGTTCGCTTCCGCCTTGCAGAGCTTGGAACCGATGCTGTCAGCCGCGACGAAGCTGCTGACCTTCGTCAAGAATTGCGTGAGCTAATGATGCTGACACAGGAAACGCCAGAAAGCTTGGACAAGCGAGTCAAAAAGGCTCGCGAGTACTTCGAGCGTTTCGAAGCGACCAAACGCCAACTGAGCAGCGGCAACCTCCGTCTCGTTGTCTCGATCGCGAAGAAGTATCGAAACCGTGGCCTATCGTTCTTGGATCTGATTCAAGAGGGCAACACCGGCCTGATGCGTGCGGTTGATAAATACGAATACCGTCGCGGGTTCAAGTTTAGCACTTACGCGACTTGGTGGATTCGCCAAGCAATCACCCGTGCGATCGCGGATCAAGCCCGCACCATTCGAATTCCGGTTCACATGATCGATGTGCTTAGCAAACTTCGCCAGGCACAGAAAAAGTTGGTCCAAACGCTTCGCCGCGAACCGACCTACGAAGAAATCGCTGAAGCGACCGAAGTTCCGTTGGAAGAAGTCCAACGCGTCATGGACATCGGACGTCACCCAGCCAGCCTGGATCGTCCTGTTGGTGAAGGCGAAGACAGCAGCTTCGGTGAATTCATCGAAGACAACGATAGCTTGAACCCTGTCCACATGGCGGCAACAGGCTTGCTGAAAAGCAAGATCGAAGAACTGCTTAAGACGCTGACGTATCGCGAACGCGAAATCATTCGCCTGCGATATGGCTTGGTTGATGGCTACAGCTACACGCTGGAAGAATGCGGCCGGATCTTTAAAGTAACCCGTGAACGTGTACGCCAGATCGAAGCCAAAGCGGTTGCCAAACTGCAAAGCCCGAGCCGAGCTGATCGCCTCGCATCGTTTATCAAAGTCGCGGCCTAA